One part of the Sinobacterium caligoides genome encodes these proteins:
- a CDS encoding DUF2339 domain-containing protein, giving the protein MEWFLGTVIGFIIGSELFLGALPGAAIGSAIGFLLGKINQLSKQSVGLQRELTELKQRVSTLLKQDEDTQPEGSHVKQESPEKQTAAPPPQPAIKAVEVPEAEALVSPPVDHRQEETKLATDETTAAAEDAPLQSAQADSQPSFADTLAKNSNAAVDYVKSLVGKVNVVTRVGIVVLFFGVAFLLKYTVENFSVPIEARLLAVAAGAAALLFFGWRLREKRQDYAVLIQGAAVGLLYLVTYTALSLYQLLPMSAGFPLMLLISLFTVFLALKQDAKGLAMFAILGGFLAPILTSTGSGSHVMLFGYYAILNVGIVLITWFKSWRYLPLMGFVFTFLIGAAWGATQYRPEHFASTEPFLILFMLFYIAVVLMFALRKRWQHAPVFDGLLVFGPPAIGMGLQSQLVQHTQYGMAWSALGFGLCYLAIVKYWNKALTEQSPLLKECFLAIGLVLVSLAVPYAFDADLTALIWTLEGLGGFWLAVRQQRYWASLLALLVQLGAGLFWLLGWIFDASPSGEYLFANLAYFNAALIALAGLYSAWLLQAQPSSFRLRSCHWPILAWGLLWWYAAAAWQLESHLDQSYLPAAALLFISASALLLQGVRRRFNWQAVLPMILALLPMMLLLAMSTIAIVQRPSQSLGFLAWPIAILSLYWLYNKTDIFQGKVSQQEASSHATAFLLAVALLSWEIVARINALNWEVISGIQGTTGIHSWPLIGGGIPALAAAWLITKVRFWRIELDTVYRQVVSAILYAGLLINVLICCLIKPDISPLNYWPLLNPLDLWQIAVIASAALWWMKTSNKIPDPLYANAGWWLLAAISFIYVNTLLLRIIHITSGIPFDLNILMQADIVQTALSILWTTIGVALFAATKYWQKRALWLVGVGLFAVVVIKLFAVDLANSGTVARIVSFIAVGVLLLAVGYLVPIPDKEEEAEAEAEA; this is encoded by the coding sequence GTGGAGTGGTTTTTGGGGACCGTTATAGGTTTTATCATTGGCAGTGAGCTGTTCTTAGGGGCGCTGCCCGGTGCAGCAATAGGCTCAGCAATAGGCTTCTTGCTCGGCAAGATCAACCAGCTGAGTAAGCAGAGCGTCGGCCTGCAACGAGAGCTCACCGAACTGAAGCAGAGAGTAAGCACGCTGCTTAAGCAAGACGAAGACACTCAACCCGAGGGCAGTCACGTCAAGCAGGAAAGCCCTGAGAAACAGACCGCTGCCCCTCCTCCTCAACCCGCCATCAAAGCGGTGGAGGTTCCCGAGGCAGAAGCGCTCGTTAGCCCACCGGTTGATCATCGACAAGAGGAAACCAAGCTTGCTACGGATGAAACCACCGCCGCCGCGGAAGACGCCCCCTTACAGTCAGCGCAAGCCGACTCCCAGCCCAGCTTCGCTGATACTTTGGCTAAAAACAGCAACGCCGCTGTCGACTACGTTAAATCGTTAGTTGGAAAAGTTAACGTTGTTACCCGCGTCGGAATCGTGGTGCTATTTTTTGGTGTCGCCTTCCTATTAAAGTATACCGTTGAGAATTTTTCCGTGCCGATCGAGGCCCGCCTGCTAGCGGTTGCTGCCGGGGCTGCAGCGCTACTCTTTTTTGGCTGGAGGCTGCGCGAAAAGCGCCAAGACTACGCCGTATTAATACAGGGCGCTGCCGTCGGCCTGTTGTATTTAGTCACCTACACAGCACTGAGCCTATACCAGCTATTGCCAATGAGCGCAGGCTTTCCCCTGATGCTGCTTATTTCGCTCTTTACGGTCTTTCTCGCCCTCAAGCAGGATGCGAAAGGACTCGCCATGTTTGCAATTTTAGGCGGTTTTCTCGCGCCGATACTGACTTCCACAGGCTCTGGCAGCCATGTCATGCTGTTTGGTTATTATGCGATACTCAATGTAGGTATTGTTTTGATTACCTGGTTTAAATCGTGGCGATACCTGCCGTTAATGGGCTTTGTCTTTACTTTTTTAATCGGTGCAGCCTGGGGTGCGACCCAATACCGCCCCGAGCACTTTGCTTCCACCGAGCCCTTCCTCATTTTGTTTATGCTGTTTTATATCGCCGTCGTGTTGATGTTTGCCCTGCGCAAACGTTGGCAGCATGCCCCGGTATTTGATGGCCTGTTGGTCTTTGGCCCCCCTGCGATTGGCATGGGGCTACAATCACAGCTTGTACAACACACCCAATACGGTATGGCCTGGAGCGCCCTCGGCTTTGGCCTCTGTTATTTAGCAATCGTTAAATACTGGAATAAAGCACTGACTGAGCAGTCACCACTATTGAAAGAGTGCTTTCTCGCGATCGGTTTAGTGTTGGTCTCCCTCGCGGTTCCCTACGCTTTTGACGCCGATCTCACCGCGTTGATTTGGACGCTTGAAGGTCTCGGCGGGTTTTGGCTTGCTGTTCGCCAGCAACGTTACTGGGCATCTCTACTCGCCTTATTAGTCCAGCTCGGGGCTGGCCTATTCTGGCTGCTTGGCTGGATCTTTGACGCCTCACCTAGCGGTGAGTACCTGTTTGCCAACTTAGCTTACTTCAACGCCGCCTTAATCGCCCTGGCCGGCCTGTACAGCGCTTGGTTATTACAAGCGCAGCCCAGCAGCTTTCGCCTACGCAGCTGCCACTGGCCAATACTGGCTTGGGGACTACTGTGGTGGTATGCCGCCGCCGCCTGGCAACTTGAGAGCCATCTCGACCAAAGCTATCTGCCTGCTGCTGCACTCTTATTCATCAGCGCAAGCGCCTTGCTGCTACAGGGGGTACGCCGTCGATTCAACTGGCAGGCTGTGTTACCGATGATACTCGCACTATTGCCTATGATGTTGTTGCTAGCCATGTCGACCATCGCCATTGTCCAGCGTCCCTCGCAGTCATTAGGCTTCCTCGCCTGGCCGATCGCCATTCTCAGCCTGTATTGGCTGTACAATAAAACGGATATTTTTCAGGGCAAAGTCAGCCAACAAGAAGCCAGTTCCCATGCCACAGCCTTTTTACTGGCTGTCGCTCTGCTCAGCTGGGAGATCGTCGCAAGAATCAACGCCCTCAACTGGGAAGTTATATCTGGCATTCAAGGGACTACAGGAATACACAGCTGGCCTCTGATCGGTGGAGGCATACCGGCCTTGGCTGCCGCATGGCTGATTACAAAAGTCAGGTTCTGGCGTATTGAACTCGACACCGTCTATCGTCAGGTTGTGTCAGCGATACTCTATGCGGGGCTTTTGATTAACGTACTCATCTGTTGCCTCATAAAACCCGATATCTCACCACTCAATTACTGGCCACTATTGAATCCGTTAGATCTGTGGCAAATAGCTGTTATCGCTTCCGCCGCACTGTGGTGGATGAAGACATCCAATAAAATACCCGATCCCCTCTACGCCAATGCTGGCTGGTGGCTGCTCGCTGCCATCAGCTTTATTTACGTGAATACGTTATTACTACGCATTATCCATATCACGAGTGGCATCCCCTTCGACCTCAACATACTAATGCAGGCCGACATCGTGCAGACGGCGCTGTCGATACTTTGGACGACAATAGGCGTCGCCCTCTTCGCCGCGACGAAGTACTGGCAGAAGAGAGCCTTGTGGTTAGTCGGCGTCGGGCTATTTGCCGTGGTGGTGATCAAACTCTTTGCCGTGGATCTGGCAAACAGCGGTACGGTGGCAAGAATCGTGTCGTTTATCGCGGTGGGCGTATTGCTGCTCGCGGTAGGCTACTTGGTGCCGATCCCCGATAAAGAGGAGGAGGCAGAGGCAGAAGCTGAGGCTTAA
- a CDS encoding TPM domain-containing protein — MLNNTLSAYVARLTLVVGLLCLSALTLAAPNFPALTGRVVDQANMLSTSTEQQLSAELADNEAKTTNQLVVVTVNDLQGNSIEEYAYQLGREWGIGQKEHDNGALLLIAKSERKIRIEVGYGLEGTLTDAASFKIIHRIITPAFKRAAFEQGIVSGTEAMIAAAGGEYAALDTPDEEDRNLLPFFIMIVIVMVLFSSRSNRPGGGSGGSRRTSDYAGGLSGSVFGRGGGFGGGGGGGFGGGGGGFGGGGASGGW, encoded by the coding sequence GTGTTGAACAATACGCTATCGGCGTATGTCGCGCGGCTGACCCTGGTGGTCGGCCTGCTCTGTCTGTCCGCGCTGACGCTGGCAGCCCCCAACTTTCCCGCCTTAACCGGCAGAGTCGTCGATCAGGCCAATATGCTCTCCACCTCTACCGAGCAACAGCTCAGTGCCGAGCTTGCCGATAACGAGGCGAAGACGACGAATCAGCTCGTCGTCGTCACCGTCAACGATCTGCAAGGTAACAGCATTGAAGAATATGCCTACCAGCTAGGCCGCGAATGGGGTATCGGTCAAAAAGAGCACGACAATGGCGCCCTGCTACTGATCGCCAAGAGTGAGCGCAAAATTCGTATCGAGGTCGGCTACGGCCTAGAAGGCACACTCACTGATGCCGCGAGTTTCAAGATCATCCATCGCATCATCACCCCCGCATTCAAGCGCGCCGCCTTCGAGCAAGGGATCGTAAGCGGCACCGAAGCGATGATCGCAGCAGCGGGTGGCGAGTACGCCGCCCTGGACACGCCTGATGAAGAAGATAGGAACCTACTGCCTTTCTTCATCATGATCGTTATTGTCATGGTGCTGTTTTCCTCGCGCAGCAATCGCCCCGGCGGCGGCTCTGGCGGCTCACGACGAACGTCTGATTACGCCGGCGGCTTATCCGGTAGCGTGTTTGGGCGCGGCGGTGGCTTTGGTGGCGGTGGCGGCGGTGGTTTCGGCGGCGGTGGCGGCGGTTTTGGTGGCGGCGGCGCCTCGGGAGGATGGTAA
- a CDS encoding porin family protein, translating into MPFSTTKIAAITFASLFSLSALGQQDRAAEAPKALPENEWNILAGVTSFDSDFADSLGVDDTGYLVGAAYTGYFSFLRYSAGGALIILDDKAEFTQRVENVFGGDERDEDSSIDAGMLFAEIGSQYAFGNNDRATVGMMAGYSYFDVERSISLCQDCREDDIEVESSFYLKPFVAYRFTDSFLVRLEYTNYQEEQSFENAITLNFSIL; encoded by the coding sequence ATGCCGTTTAGTACCACAAAGATTGCCGCGATCACTTTTGCATCGCTATTTTCTCTCTCTGCCCTGGGCCAACAGGACCGTGCTGCCGAAGCACCGAAAGCCCTCCCCGAAAATGAATGGAACATACTGGCAGGCGTCACCAGCTTCGACAGTGACTTCGCCGATAGCCTGGGTGTCGACGACACCGGCTATCTGGTCGGTGCCGCTTATACAGGATACTTTTCCTTCCTACGCTATAGTGCTGGAGGGGCGCTGATCATTCTGGATGATAAAGCAGAGTTTACCCAACGCGTCGAAAACGTCTTCGGCGGTGACGAGAGAGATGAAGACTCCTCCATTGATGCCGGCATGCTATTCGCCGAGATCGGCAGCCAATACGCTTTTGGCAATAATGATCGAGCCACTGTCGGCATGATGGCCGGCTATAGCTACTTCGATGTCGAGCGTAGCATCAGCTTATGCCAAGATTGTCGTGAGGATGATATCGAAGTAGAGAGCTCTTTCTACCTGAAGCCTTTTGTGGCCTATCGGTTTACCGACTCCTTCCTCGTACGCTTAGAGTACACCAACTACCAGGAAGAGCAGAGCTTTGAAAACGCCATCACGCTGAACTTCAGCATCCTATAA
- a CDS encoding TPM domain-containing protein, with the protein MKQLKNTQAEAVRAAISQVEENTDAELVAVLAHQADSYQFITTLWAALAALMLPSLLWVLGFWLQVSDIFLVQFITMVSLLLLFRWSWLLGHIVPKSVRLQRAASLARCEYLHNNLQHTKGQTGVLIFISKTERYVEIIAGPGIDQYVEQTHWKSIVDTLTESIKDDRTLPGLVTAIESCGELLAQYVPATEAKNELPNHLVVLNKRGKRLFMTGAD; encoded by the coding sequence ATGAAACAATTAAAAAACACGCAAGCGGAAGCGGTACGTGCGGCCATCAGCCAGGTGGAGGAAAACACCGATGCCGAGCTAGTGGCGGTACTGGCCCATCAAGCCGATAGCTACCAATTTATCACCACACTATGGGCAGCCTTGGCCGCCCTAATGTTGCCTTCCCTGCTCTGGGTGCTGGGCTTTTGGTTACAGGTGAGCGACATCTTCCTCGTGCAGTTCATCACTATGGTCAGCCTGTTATTGCTGTTTCGCTGGTCGTGGCTGCTGGGTCACATAGTACCAAAATCCGTCCGCCTACAGCGTGCTGCGAGCCTAGCTCGCTGTGAGTATTTACACAATAACTTGCAGCACACCAAGGGTCAGACTGGGGTCTTGATCTTCATCTCTAAGACTGAGCGCTATGTTGAAATTATCGCCGGCCCAGGGATCGATCAGTACGTCGAACAGACGCACTGGAAGTCGATCGTTGATACCTTGACCGAGTCGATTAAGGACGACCGCACGCTGCCAGGCTTAGTCACGGCTATCGAAAGCTGTGGCGAGTTGTTAGCGCAATATGTGCCAGCGACGGAGGCAAAGAATGAGCTACCCAATCATTTGGTGGTACTCAATAAGCGCGGCAAGCGCCTGTTTATGACCGGAGCAGACTAG
- a CDS encoding nuclear transport factor 2 family protein, which produces MDDYRQIETLIYRYAELIDAGKLTELAKLFRLAEFYRADGELSARGEEAFLALQQRAVRLYNNGTPCTKHVTSNVIIELSPSSHSATARSYFSVLQAVEGFPLQTIIAGRYLDSFARIEGVWQFKKRQVIPELIGDLSHHLLFDITTEQQ; this is translated from the coding sequence ATGGATGATTATCGCCAGATTGAAACACTGATTTATCGCTATGCCGAGCTGATCGACGCAGGCAAACTAACAGAGTTAGCCAAACTATTCCGCCTTGCCGAGTTTTATCGCGCGGATGGCGAACTTAGCGCCCGCGGTGAAGAGGCGTTTCTCGCACTGCAACAACGTGCCGTCAGACTCTACAACAACGGCACCCCCTGCACGAAGCACGTCACCAGCAACGTCATCATCGAACTGAGCCCATCGAGCCACAGCGCAACGGCACGCTCTTATTTTAGCGTTTTGCAAGCTGTAGAAGGCTTTCCATTACAAACAATCATCGCCGGTCGGTACCTCGACAGCTTTGCTCGTATCGAAGGTGTTTGGCAGTTCAAAAAACGGCAGGTCATACCCGAGCTTATTGGCGACCTCAGCCACCACCTGCTCTTTGACATCACAACTGAGCAGCAATAA
- a CDS encoding GlcG/HbpS family heme-binding protein, translating to MKSRKILTLDEAKIIAAAAEEEAVRNGWVVTICICDVGGHPILLYRMKGATPMSAMVAPEKARTSVLTRRPSKVFEDMINQGRMAALTMPVTTLEGGEMVIIEGECIGGVGVSGVLAGQDAQISRAGVTAIGASYDFDQ from the coding sequence ATGAAATCACGCAAAATATTAACCTTAGATGAAGCAAAAATTATCGCGGCCGCTGCCGAGGAAGAGGCGGTAAGAAATGGTTGGGTCGTCACGATCTGCATCTGTGATGTGGGTGGCCACCCTATTCTGCTGTACCGCATGAAAGGTGCCACACCGATGAGCGCCATGGTAGCGCCAGAGAAGGCGCGCACCAGCGTGCTAACACGACGCCCCAGCAAGGTCTTCGAGGACATGATCAACCAGGGCAGAATGGCCGCGCTCACCATGCCCGTCACCACCCTTGAAGGTGGCGAGATGGTGATCATTGAGGGCGAATGCATCGGTGGCGTCGGTGTCTCCGGCGTACTGGCGGGACAAGATGCGCAAATCTCACGCGCGGGTGTGACGGCGATTGGTGCCAGTTACGACTTCGACCAATAA
- a CDS encoding class I SAM-dependent methyltransferase: protein MRNYYLHTSNAQQALEAIKKGLPSVRLSTDLNLSEAEFALSDQQLVLDEDNCLSVAELKKIVKKTQRIYRCCDGDMTPLEDRSAGYYKLVPTAGAPLLEISGVKMHISKGTDPFVSASEMAQQAVRPGDKVLDCCSGLGYAAISAHRIGASEVLTIELSPEVMGLRAQNPWSQDLGKEGIVQRQGSSFELIGSMPSISFDAVIHDPPRFSLAGELYSEAFYREIYRVLRGGGRLFHYTGNPHIVNKGSSFVDGVIRRLKAAGFKRVVKVEHLMGVSAQK, encoded by the coding sequence ATGCGCAACTACTACCTTCATACCAGCAACGCCCAGCAGGCCCTGGAAGCCATTAAGAAAGGCCTGCCGAGTGTGCGGCTCTCCACTGACCTTAACCTTTCTGAGGCGGAGTTTGCCTTAAGCGACCAGCAGCTCGTGCTCGATGAAGACAACTGCCTCTCTGTTGCCGAACTCAAAAAAATCGTCAAGAAGACACAGAGGATTTACCGCTGTTGTGATGGCGATATGACGCCATTAGAGGATCGCAGTGCAGGCTACTACAAGCTTGTGCCGACGGCCGGCGCGCCTCTACTAGAAATTAGCGGCGTTAAGATGCACATCTCTAAGGGGACAGACCCGTTCGTTAGCGCCTCCGAGATGGCGCAGCAGGCCGTGCGCCCCGGTGACAAGGTGTTGGATTGCTGCAGCGGCCTTGGCTATGCGGCGATCTCTGCCCATCGAATCGGTGCCAGCGAGGTACTGACGATCGAGTTGAGCCCAGAGGTGATGGGCTTGCGGGCGCAGAACCCCTGGTCACAGGATTTAGGCAAAGAGGGGATTGTGCAGCGTCAGGGCAGTAGTTTTGAGTTAATAGGCAGTATGCCTTCGATCTCTTTCGATGCGGTCATCCATGATCCACCGCGTTTTTCCCTCGCTGGCGAGCTATATAGCGAAGCGTTTTATCGGGAGATCTATCGGGTGTTGCGTGGTGGCGGCCGATTATTTCACTACACCGGTAACCCTCATATCGTCAATAAGGGCAGTAGCTTTGTCGATGGGGTGATCCGCCGCTTGAAGGCGGCTGGTTTTAAACGCGTGGTGAAGGTCGAGCACCTGATGGGTGTCAGCGCACAGAAATAA
- a CDS encoding YtoQ family protein translates to MHWKVYLSGEIHSDWRQQIIDGAAELNLPVSFYSANTDHDSSDAAGDFLAPQSEGFWRDHKSSKVNGIRTRRLLKDCDIAVIRFGEKYKQWNAAFDAGVCAALGTPYITLHDESIIHPLKEVDAEAMAWSTTPQQVVEILKYTTS, encoded by the coding sequence ATGCATTGGAAAGTTTACTTATCAGGGGAGATTCACAGTGACTGGCGACAGCAAATTATCGATGGCGCCGCAGAACTAAACCTTCCTGTTAGTTTTTATTCTGCCAACACCGACCACGATTCGAGCGATGCCGCCGGCGATTTTCTGGCACCACAGAGTGAAGGTTTTTGGCGCGACCATAAGTCCTCGAAGGTCAACGGTATTCGTACCCGCAGACTGTTAAAGGATTGTGACATCGCGGTTATTCGCTTCGGCGAAAAGTACAAGCAGTGGAATGCCGCCTTCGACGCCGGCGTCTGCGCGGCACTTGGCACACCGTATATCACGCTGCACGACGAGAGCATTATCCATCCACTCAAAGAAGTCGACGCCGAAGCCATGGCCTGGAGCACGACACCGCAACAAGTGGTAGAGATTCTAAAATACACGACCAGCTAG
- a CDS encoding glycoside hydrolase family 18 protein, whose protein sequence is MINIGNKKQMTGIALIVASSLAQAAYAVTPPAASAMYAYTPLSINNFKVKASSGWSTVPDFVCWSTQPGTYNVGCSSDIDFDGPVPSGIGSYDINKTIPPELLQAGENTIYVTQCESSQGWQNCGATFEETFTLASNFDYENTTSNGTGELANLTKDKIPYATDSNVGAEAVTAGNDKVVAGYVSEWAQYDRGYDLEKLEPTAYTDLIYSFFGICGDLGVSTNTSVDDVYANRTLKAEDVANACKARGLADGSIVMIDGWGGLQNKISARQKDSADNTALYHGGTPLDFYEADGTKITKNYLNAEQYNLFDKTNAMGLMGQLIELKSQNPNLNVSVSIGGWSLSEPYHRIAASPELTDVFAQSIVDFAKKWSFVGGFDIDWEFPGSGGASNAYSADDGDNFVTLVKAVRAKLDANGLDHIKLSSAVGASTEHINQIGKDNYKALVSETTGLDRLYLMNYDYWGAAFSTTLGHQSNLFGNSLPGNLSATQNSADKAIKLLESYDVPASKIVIGVANYSRGKNGVIVTAGEPGSADTSTIGNDPEQFVYGTYEDSILEGYDLFEHIAGANLLGDKGFSLYTDKTANADYYYNSGSGVYYSIDTPRTAALKAHYANENGLAGAFVWTVEYDYKGQTVNTLNEALGKTITSEMSAPGDRALKASTCGINVDSVECETLNNQH, encoded by the coding sequence ATGATAAATATTGGTAATAAGAAGCAAATGACGGGAATAGCGCTGATTGTGGCATCAAGCTTAGCGCAAGCAGCCTATGCAGTAACCCCGCCTGCCGCCAGTGCAATGTATGCGTACACCCCCTTGTCAATTAACAACTTTAAAGTAAAAGCTTCTTCTGGCTGGAGTACCGTACCTGATTTCGTTTGCTGGTCGACGCAACCGGGCACCTACAATGTTGGCTGCAGCTCTGACATTGACTTTGATGGCCCAGTCCCCTCAGGTATTGGCTCATACGATATTAATAAAACCATTCCGCCCGAACTCTTACAAGCCGGCGAAAACACAATTTATGTGACGCAATGCGAAAGCTCTCAAGGCTGGCAAAATTGTGGTGCCACCTTCGAAGAAACGTTTACCTTGGCCAGTAATTTTGACTACGAAAACACCACATCAAACGGCACCGGCGAGCTGGCCAACCTCACAAAAGATAAAATTCCCTACGCAACCGATAGCAATGTCGGCGCTGAGGCAGTAACTGCTGGCAACGACAAAGTGGTCGCAGGATACGTCTCTGAATGGGCGCAATACGACCGCGGCTATGATTTAGAAAAACTCGAGCCAACCGCCTACACCGATTTAATTTATTCCTTTTTTGGCATCTGTGGCGACTTGGGCGTTAGCACTAACACAAGTGTCGACGATGTGTATGCCAACAGAACACTAAAGGCGGAAGATGTCGCTAACGCCTGTAAGGCACGAGGCTTAGCCGATGGCTCAATCGTCATGATTGATGGCTGGGGCGGCTTGCAAAATAAAATTAGCGCGCGCCAAAAGGACAGCGCTGACAATACAGCACTCTACCACGGCGGCACCCCCCTCGACTTCTACGAGGCTGATGGCACCAAGATCACTAAAAACTACCTGAACGCGGAACAATATAATTTGTTCGATAAGACCAACGCAATGGGTCTAATGGGGCAACTGATTGAGCTAAAGAGTCAAAACCCCAATCTAAACGTCTCTGTTAGCATCGGTGGCTGGTCGCTGTCTGAGCCTTACCATCGCATTGCCGCTAGCCCAGAACTGACGGATGTCTTCGCACAATCGATTGTCGATTTTGCCAAGAAATGGTCGTTTGTTGGCGGCTTTGATATCGACTGGGAATTCCCTGGTAGCGGTGGCGCAAGCAATGCCTATTCAGCAGACGACGGCGATAACTTCGTTACGCTAGTGAAGGCCGTCAGAGCCAAGCTGGATGCCAATGGCTTAGACCATATTAAGCTGTCGAGCGCTGTCGGCGCGTCCACGGAGCACATTAATCAGATTGGCAAGGATAACTATAAGGCTTTAGTTTCAGAGACAACCGGGCTAGACCGCTTGTACCTAATGAACTATGACTATTGGGGCGCGGCATTCTCAACAACCTTAGGCCACCAAAGCAACCTGTTTGGCAACTCTTTACCTGGCAACCTAAGCGCGACACAAAACAGTGCCGATAAAGCCATTAAGCTGCTCGAAAGTTACGACGTACCCGCATCGAAGATAGTGATCGGTGTGGCCAACTACTCACGGGGAAAGAATGGCGTCATCGTCACCGCCGGCGAGCCTGGTAGCGCTGATACCAGCACCATTGGTAACGATCCAGAACAGTTTGTTTACGGTACTTACGAGGACTCTATTCTAGAAGGCTACGACCTGTTTGAGCATATTGCTGGCGCGAACCTTCTGGGCGATAAGGGCTTCAGCTTATATACCGATAAAACGGCCAATGCGGATTACTATTACAACAGTGGCTCTGGCGTTTATTACTCCATCGACACCCCAAGAACAGCCGCCTTAAAAGCTCACTATGCCAACGAAAACGGCCTTGCCGGAGCGTTTGTCTGGACCGTCGAATACGACTACAAAGGCCAGACAGTCAACACGCTGAATGAAGCGCTAGGTAAGACGATAACCAGTGAAATGAGCGCTCCCGGTGATCGTGCGCTGAAAGCTAGCACCTGCGGCATCAACGTCGACTCGGTAGAATGTGAGACGCTCAACAACCAGCACTAA
- a CDS encoding LemA family protein: MLRLLTTFLFVSLLAGCGINTIPTLDEQVKTDWAQVENQYQRRSDLIPNLVATVKGYAAHEKDTLQAVTEARAKVTSQQGQPDLTNNPEAMQQYQQSQQQLGSALSRLMVVVEKYPDLKANENFLALQSQLEGTENRIAVARRDYIQSVKDFNTEIRTFPGKLWHMTMYSDLEMRDTYKATTEGADKAPEVTF; the protein is encoded by the coding sequence ATGTTGCGATTACTGACCACTTTTCTCTTTGTTAGCCTATTGGCAGGCTGCGGAATCAACACCATCCCGACACTGGATGAGCAAGTTAAGACGGACTGGGCGCAGGTTGAGAACCAATACCAGCGTCGTAGTGACTTGATACCCAACTTAGTCGCTACCGTCAAAGGCTATGCCGCCCACGAGAAGGATACCCTTCAGGCCGTCACCGAGGCGCGTGCAAAAGTCACTTCACAGCAGGGCCAGCCCGACCTAACCAACAACCCTGAGGCAATGCAGCAGTATCAACAGTCACAGCAGCAGCTGGGCTCTGCCTTAAGCCGCCTGATGGTGGTAGTCGAGAAATACCCCGACCTAAAGGCAAACGAGAACTTCTTAGCGCTGCAGTCTCAGCTTGAAGGCACCGAGAATAGAATCGCCGTCGCACGTCGCGACTACATTCAATCAGTGAAAGACTTTAACACCGAGATTCGCACCTTCCCCGGTAAGCTGTGGCACATGACCATGTACAGCGACCTAGAGATGCGTGACACCTACAAGGCCACCACCGAGGGCGCCGACAAAGCACCTGAGGTTACCTTTTAG
- the bhcR gene encoding HTH-type transcriptional regulator BhcR, with amino-acid sequence MPENTPKKRPRGRPKSAASEVPGATIQALDRGINLLITLAKEDEVSLTDLALSVGMPPSTAHRMLGTLEKHGFVELDAASQHWSVGVEAFRVGSAYLRRTNLVDSARGAMRQLMEQTGETANLAIADQGDVVFVSQVESHNPIRAFFRPGTRGLMHASGIGKALLANFDRADVEKILHKKGCPEYTEKTITSPSALFADLEVIKQRGWALDDQERYSGMRCVAAPIYNSFSEAIAGVSVSGPAVRFPDDAINEIAPLVKKAAQEITDSLGGVAPD; translated from the coding sequence ATGCCAGAGAACACGCCCAAAAAAAGACCCCGCGGCCGCCCCAAGTCAGCAGCCAGCGAGGTGCCAGGCGCCACTATCCAGGCACTCGACCGTGGCATTAACTTATTAATCACCTTGGCGAAAGAGGATGAGGTTAGCCTTACCGACCTCGCCCTAAGCGTCGGTATGCCCCCCTCTACCGCGCACCGCATGCTCGGCACCCTCGAGAAACACGGTTTCGTCGAGCTGGACGCCGCCAGCCAACACTGGTCCGTCGGCGTCGAGGCTTTTCGCGTCGGCAGCGCCTATCTGCGCCGCACCAACCTGGTCGACTCCGCCCGCGGCGCTATGCGCCAGTTAATGGAGCAAACTGGCGAGACCGCCAACTTGGCGATTGCCGACCAGGGCGACGTGGTCTTCGTCAGCCAAGTCGAGTCCCACAACCCGATCAGAGCCTTCTTCCGCCCCGGTACCCGAGGACTGATGCACGCCTCAGGCATCGGCAAAGCGCTACTGGCCAATTTCGACCGCGCCGATGTCGAGAAGATTCTGCATAAAAAAGGCTGCCCGGAGTACACCGAGAAGACCATCACCTCGCCCAGCGCGCTATTCGCTGACTTAGAGGTCATCAAGCAGCGTGGTTGGGCGCTCGATGATCAGGAGCGGTACTCTGGTATGCGCTGCGTCGCGGCCCCCATCTACAACTCATTCTCTGAAGCCATCGCCGGCGTCTCTGTCTCTGGGCCGGCCGTGCGCTTCCCCGATGACGCCATCAACGAGATTGCACCGCTGGTCAAAAAGGCGGCACAAGAAATTACTGACAGCCTAGGTGGCGTCGCCCCCGATTAA